In one window of Cynocephalus volans isolate mCynVol1 chromosome 6, mCynVol1.pri, whole genome shotgun sequence DNA:
- the IRF5 gene encoding interferon regulatory factor 5 isoform X2 produces the protein MPRGTAPARKGTTPSSRPGPRRRGSTQKGWTRRIRPSGRPTCAAPLTRAATSASSMTGPGTCRLSRTRSTRSAPMAPLPQLQRMLPGLSLTEAVQPGPSMTPYSLPKEDVKWPTVQPPVVLGLPAPDPSLLAPPPGDPVAFRELLSEVLPSLEPGPLAPSLPPAGEQLLPNLLISPHMLPLTDLEIKFQYRGRPPRALTISNPHGCRLFYSQLEATQEQVELFGPVSLEQVRFPSPEDIPSDKQRFYTNQLLDVLDRGLILQLQGQDLYAIRLCQCKVFWSGPCASVHSSHPNPIQREVKTKIFSLEHFLNELILFQKGQINAPPPFEIFFCFGEEWPDRKPREKKLITVQVVPVAARLLLEMFSGELSWSADSIRLQISNPDLKDRMVEQFKELHHIWQSQQRLQPVAQAPPVAGLGAAQEPWPMHPVGMQ, from the exons ATGCCACGAGGCACGGCACCAGCCAGGAAGGGGACAACACCATCTTCAAG GCCTGGGCCAAGGAGACGGGGAAGTACACAGAAGGGGTGGACGAGGCGGATCCGGCCAAGTGGAAGGCCAACCTGCGCTGCGCCCTTAACAAGAGCCGCGACTTCCGCCTCATCTATGACGGGCCCCGGGACATGCCGCCTCAGCCGTACAAGATCTACGAGGTCTGCTCCAATGGCCCCGCTCCCACAG CTCCAGAGGATGTTACCAGGCCTGAGCCTCACAG AAGCAGTGCAGCCTGGCCCCTCCATGACACCCTATTCTTTACCTAAAGAGGATGTCAAGTGGCCAACTGTCCAGCCACCTGTAGTGCTGGGTCTCCCTGCTCCAGACCCCAGCCTCTTGGCCCCTCCGCCTGGCGACCCTGTGGCCTTCAGGGAGCTTCTCTCTGAGGTCCTGCCAAGTCTTGAGCCGGGGCCCTTGGCTCCCAGCCTGCCCCCTGCTGGCGAGCAACTCCTGCCCAACCTGCTGATCAGCCCCCACATGCTGCCGC TGACCGACCTGGAGATCAAATTCCAGTACCGGGGGCGGCCACCCCGTGCCCTCACCATCAGCAACCCACATGGCTGCCGGCTCTTCTACAGCCAGCTGGAGGCCACCCAGGAGCAGGTGGAGCTCTTCGGCCCCGTGAGCCTGGAGCAAGTGCGGTTCCCCAGCCCTGAGGACATCCCCAGCGACAAGCAGCGCTTCTATACCAACCAGCTTCTGGATGTCCTGGATCGTGGGCTTATTCTCCAGCTACAGGGCCAGGACCTGTATGCCATCCGCCTGTGTCAGTGCAAGGTGTTCTGGAGTGGGCCCTGTGCCTCAGTCCACAGCTCACATCCCAACCCCATCCAGCGGGAGGTCAAGACCAAGATCTTCAGCCTGGAGCATTTTCTCAATG AGCTCATCCTGTTCCAGAAGGGCCAGATCAATGCCCCACCACCCTTTGAGATCTTCTTCTGCTTCGGGGAAGAGTGGCCTGACCGGAAACCCCGAGAGAAGAAGCTCATTACTGTACAG GTGGTGCCTGTAGCAGCTCGTTTGCTGCTGGAGATGTTCTCAGGGGAGCTTTCTTGGTCTGCTGATAGTATCCGGCTACAGATCTCAAACCCAGACCTCAAAGACCGCATGGTGGAGCAGTTCAAGGAGCTCCATCACATCTGGCAGTCCCAGCAGCGGCTGCAGCCTGTGGCCCAAGCCCCTCCTGTGGCAGGCCTTGGTGCAGCCCAGGAGCCCTGGCCCATGCACCCAGTTGGCATGCAATGA
- the IRF5 gene encoding interferon regulatory factor 5 isoform X1: MNQPGPGAPPPPRRVRLKPWLVAQVNSCQYPGLQWVNGDKKFFYIPWRHATRHGTSQEGDNTIFKAWAKETGKYTEGVDEADPAKWKANLRCALNKSRDFRLIYDGPRDMPPQPYKIYEVCSNGPAPTESQPTEDYTFGAGEEEEEEEELQRMLPGLSLTEAVQPGPSMTPYSLPKEDVKWPTVQPPVVLGLPAPDPSLLAPPPGDPVAFRELLSEVLPSLEPGPLAPSLPPAGEQLLPNLLISPHMLPLTDLEIKFQYRGRPPRALTISNPHGCRLFYSQLEATQEQVELFGPVSLEQVRFPSPEDIPSDKQRFYTNQLLDVLDRGLILQLQGQDLYAIRLCQCKVFWSGPCASVHSSHPNPIQREVKTKIFSLEHFLNELILFQKGQINAPPPFEIFFCFGEEWPDRKPREKKLITVQVVPVAARLLLEMFSGELSWSADSIRLQISNPDLKDRMVEQFKELHHIWQSQQRLQPVAQAPPVAGLGAAQEPWPMHPVGMQ; the protein is encoded by the exons ATGAACCAGCCCGGGCCTGGGGCTCCCCCACCGCCCCGTCGCGTGCGGCTGAAGCCCTGGCTGGTGGCCCAGGTGAACAGCTGCCAGTACCCAGGACTTCAGTGGGTCAACGGGGACAAGAAATTCTTCTACATCCCCTGGCGGCATGCCACGAGGCACGGCACCAGCCAGGAAGGGGACAACACCATCTTCAAG GCCTGGGCCAAGGAGACGGGGAAGTACACAGAAGGGGTGGACGAGGCGGATCCGGCCAAGTGGAAGGCCAACCTGCGCTGCGCCCTTAACAAGAGCCGCGACTTCCGCCTCATCTATGACGGGCCCCGGGACATGCCGCCTCAGCCGTACAAGATCTACGAGGTCTGCTCCAATGGCCCCGCTCCCACAG AGTCCCAGCCCACTGAGGATTACACTTTTGgtgcaggagaggaggaggaggaggaggaagag CTCCAGAGGATGTTACCAGGCCTGAGCCTCACAG AAGCAGTGCAGCCTGGCCCCTCCATGACACCCTATTCTTTACCTAAAGAGGATGTCAAGTGGCCAACTGTCCAGCCACCTGTAGTGCTGGGTCTCCCTGCTCCAGACCCCAGCCTCTTGGCCCCTCCGCCTGGCGACCCTGTGGCCTTCAGGGAGCTTCTCTCTGAGGTCCTGCCAAGTCTTGAGCCGGGGCCCTTGGCTCCCAGCCTGCCCCCTGCTGGCGAGCAACTCCTGCCCAACCTGCTGATCAGCCCCCACATGCTGCCGC TGACCGACCTGGAGATCAAATTCCAGTACCGGGGGCGGCCACCCCGTGCCCTCACCATCAGCAACCCACATGGCTGCCGGCTCTTCTACAGCCAGCTGGAGGCCACCCAGGAGCAGGTGGAGCTCTTCGGCCCCGTGAGCCTGGAGCAAGTGCGGTTCCCCAGCCCTGAGGACATCCCCAGCGACAAGCAGCGCTTCTATACCAACCAGCTTCTGGATGTCCTGGATCGTGGGCTTATTCTCCAGCTACAGGGCCAGGACCTGTATGCCATCCGCCTGTGTCAGTGCAAGGTGTTCTGGAGTGGGCCCTGTGCCTCAGTCCACAGCTCACATCCCAACCCCATCCAGCGGGAGGTCAAGACCAAGATCTTCAGCCTGGAGCATTTTCTCAATG AGCTCATCCTGTTCCAGAAGGGCCAGATCAATGCCCCACCACCCTTTGAGATCTTCTTCTGCTTCGGGGAAGAGTGGCCTGACCGGAAACCCCGAGAGAAGAAGCTCATTACTGTACAG GTGGTGCCTGTAGCAGCTCGTTTGCTGCTGGAGATGTTCTCAGGGGAGCTTTCTTGGTCTGCTGATAGTATCCGGCTACAGATCTCAAACCCAGACCTCAAAGACCGCATGGTGGAGCAGTTCAAGGAGCTCCATCACATCTGGCAGTCCCAGCAGCGGCTGCAGCCTGTGGCCCAAGCCCCTCCTGTGGCAGGCCTTGGTGCAGCCCAGGAGCCCTGGCCCATGCACCCAGTTGGCATGCAATGA